From one Flavobacterium kingsejongi genomic stretch:
- a CDS encoding efflux transporter outer membrane subunit gives MRIKPVYKIAVIVVAGVTMQSCFVAKKYERPQVKTEDLYRTQAASTDTVSMASVAWDHIFTDPILQGYIKTGLQNNLDIRIALQNIVAAEATMKQGKAGYFPTLSTGADWTHQELSKNSQLGALFSSGGGKTNVDQYQLTGTLAWEADVWGKIRSNKRATNASYLQTIAANQLVKTQLIANIASTYYQLLSLDAQVKVAEQNLVNRNESIETIHALKDAGNVNEVGVKQTEAQKYATEVILADLKYNIVVLENTMSILLGEAPKAINRSDFASQNLAPQITLGVSAALLRNRPDVIAAEYNLVNTFELTNVARSSFYPSLKITATGGLQSIDIKEWMSARSLFANVVTGLTQPIFNQRQIKTRYEVAKANQEQAYLQFEKSLLTAGKEVSDALAMYNNETYKISVREQQVDALRKAADYSDELLTYGLVNYLEVLTAKDNALTTELNLIDNKYKQYNAVITLYRALGGGWQ, from the coding sequence ATGAGAATTAAACCAGTATATAAAATAGCTGTGATTGTGGTAGCAGGAGTTACCATGCAATCGTGTTTTGTTGCCAAAAAATACGAGAGACCACAGGTAAAAACAGAAGATTTGTACCGTACTCAGGCTGCTTCAACCGATACCGTTTCGATGGCATCGGTAGCCTGGGACCACATCTTTACCGACCCGATTTTACAGGGCTATATCAAAACAGGATTACAAAATAACCTCGATATCCGTATCGCACTACAGAATATTGTAGCTGCCGAAGCGACGATGAAACAGGGGAAAGCCGGGTATTTCCCGACGCTTTCTACCGGAGCAGACTGGACACACCAGGAACTTTCCAAAAATAGCCAGTTGGGTGCCTTATTCAGCAGTGGCGGTGGAAAAACCAATGTAGACCAGTACCAGCTTACCGGAACCCTGGCCTGGGAAGCAGATGTTTGGGGTAAGATCCGAAGCAACAAACGCGCGACCAATGCGAGTTACCTGCAGACGATTGCCGCAAACCAATTGGTAAAAACCCAATTGATCGCTAATATTGCCTCTACCTATTACCAGTTGTTGTCCTTGGATGCACAGGTAAAAGTGGCAGAGCAGAATTTGGTGAACCGTAATGAAAGTATCGAAACCATCCATGCCTTGAAAGATGCCGGGAATGTGAATGAAGTAGGGGTGAAACAAACGGAAGCACAGAAATATGCTACCGAAGTTATCCTGGCAGACCTGAAATACAATATCGTAGTATTGGAAAATACCATGAGTATTTTGTTGGGCGAAGCGCCAAAAGCAATCAACCGTAGTGATTTTGCAAGTCAGAACCTGGCGCCGCAAATTACCTTAGGAGTGTCCGCAGCCTTATTGCGCAACCGTCCTGATGTTATTGCTGCAGAATACAACCTGGTAAACACTTTTGAGTTGACCAATGTAGCCCGAAGCAGTTTTTACCCATCGCTGAAAATTACCGCTACCGGTGGTTTGCAGAGTATTGATATCAAGGAGTGGATGAGTGCCCGTTCGTTATTTGCCAATGTGGTAACCGGACTGACCCAGCCGATTTTCAACCAACGCCAGATCAAAACCCGTTATGAAGTGGCCAAAGCCAACCAGGAACAGGCTTACCTGCAGTTTGAGAAATCATTGCTGACAGCGGGTAAAGAAGTATCGGATGCGCTGGCGATGTACAACAATGAGACCTATAAGATTTCAGTACGCGAACAACAGGTGGATGCGTTGCGAAAAGCCGCTGATTATTCCGATGAGTTACTGACCTATGGTCTGGTAAACTACCTGGAAGTATTGACTGCAAAAGACAATGCGCTGACCACCGAACTGAACCTGATTGACAATAAATACAAGCAATACAATGCAGTAATTACACTATACCGTGCTTTAGGCGGGGGATGGCAGTAA
- a CDS encoding efflux RND transporter permease subunit, translated as MLKTFIERPVLSTVISILITILGVLGLMSLPIEQYPEIAPPTVQVSATYTGANSETVLNSVVVPLEEEINGVEGMTYMTSSAANDGSAKITVFFELGTDPDIAAVNVQNRVSRATSKLPAAVVQTGVTTIKSQAGSLMFLSLYSDSKEYDGTYVQNFAKINLVPKLQRVNGVGQVNVFGAKDYSMRIWIDPEKMNAYNIAPKDIQAALMEQNVEAAPGKFGENATGVYEYVIKYKGRLSQVSEYENIVIKSSGNGNFLRLKDVATVELGAFNYGAKNFGMGKEGVAIGIFQTSGSNAQEIIEDVLKIMDESKADFPKGIEYVIPFNTKTFLDASIHKVISTLVEAFILVFIVVFVFLQDFRSTLIPAIAVPVAIIGTFFFLSLFGFSINMLTLFAMVLAIGIVVDDAIVVVEAVHAKLDEGAKSGKEATLSAMNEISGAIVSITLVMSAVFIPVSFLKGPSGVFYQQFAITLAIAILISAVNALTLSPALCALFLKPHDGAKHHKKNIKDRFFDAFNVGFDSLNRKYTRSLGVLVKRKWITVVGLLVFTAVTILLFKTTPSGFIPNEDRGIIMADITMPPGTTLEKTQIAVNQLDSLLVSMPLVEARMSVVGFSLLNGVNGGSYAFAVIKLKDWDQRKEANQSVDAILGELFARTAGFKDAKLLFFTPPSVSGFGTADGFEFKLQDKGDDSWQTVSGVTGEFLQALNQRPEIQYAMTNFNPNFPQYQMDINIERAKDAGVAISDIFNTMQGYYGGLYTTDFNRFGKQFRVMIQAKPEQRADENSINNIYVRNDKGQQVAISQFIDFKKVYGPEAVSRFNMLKAVNINGKAKPGYSSGDAIKAIQEVAAQHLPKTYGYEFSGMTREEILAGSQAAGVFLLSLIFVYFLLSAQYESYLVPFAVLLSLPVGIAGAIGFVKLAGLENNIYFQVALIMLIGLLAKNAILIVEFAIQRRKHGMSLFESAIDGARARLRPILMTSFAFILGLIPLAFANGVGAVGNRSIGMGAVGGMLIGTLIGVFFIPVLFVIFQGLQERISGKPTEQESDVLLLNEENEN; from the coding sequence CTTTGAATTGGGTACCGATCCGGATATTGCGGCGGTAAACGTTCAGAACCGTGTATCACGGGCAACCAGCAAATTACCAGCTGCCGTAGTACAAACCGGGGTAACAACGATCAAGAGCCAGGCCGGTTCCCTGATGTTCCTGTCGTTGTATTCCGACAGTAAAGAATATGATGGAACCTATGTTCAGAATTTTGCCAAGATCAACCTTGTGCCTAAATTACAGCGTGTCAACGGTGTAGGTCAGGTGAATGTATTCGGTGCGAAAGATTATTCGATGCGTATCTGGATCGATCCTGAAAAAATGAACGCCTATAATATAGCTCCAAAAGACATTCAGGCTGCCCTGATGGAACAAAACGTGGAAGCTGCTCCGGGTAAATTCGGGGAAAATGCAACGGGTGTTTATGAATATGTAATCAAATACAAAGGACGTCTGTCCCAGGTATCTGAATATGAGAATATTGTCATCAAATCTTCCGGTAATGGGAATTTCCTAAGGCTGAAAGATGTGGCAACAGTAGAATTGGGTGCCTTTAATTATGGAGCCAAAAACTTTGGTATGGGTAAAGAAGGGGTCGCTATTGGTATCTTCCAGACTTCCGGATCCAATGCCCAGGAAATTATCGAGGATGTTTTAAAAATTATGGACGAAAGCAAAGCCGATTTCCCAAAAGGGATCGAGTATGTTATTCCGTTTAATACCAAAACGTTCCTGGATGCTTCCATCCATAAAGTAATCTCTACCCTGGTAGAAGCTTTTATCCTGGTATTTATTGTGGTATTCGTATTCCTTCAGGATTTCCGTTCTACCCTGATACCGGCTATTGCTGTTCCGGTAGCGATTATCGGTACATTCTTCTTCCTGAGCCTCTTTGGGTTCTCGATCAATATGTTAACGCTTTTTGCGATGGTACTGGCTATTGGTATTGTGGTCGATGATGCGATTGTCGTCGTCGAGGCGGTGCACGCCAAATTAGATGAAGGGGCTAAATCTGGTAAGGAAGCGACACTTTCTGCCATGAATGAGATTTCTGGTGCGATCGTTTCCATTACACTGGTAATGTCGGCGGTATTTATTCCGGTATCGTTCCTGAAAGGGCCATCCGGGGTATTCTATCAGCAGTTTGCGATTACACTGGCAATTGCGATTTTGATTTCTGCGGTAAACGCATTGACATTGAGCCCGGCTTTATGTGCCTTGTTCCTGAAACCACATGATGGTGCTAAACACCATAAGAAAAATATTAAAGACCGTTTCTTTGATGCGTTCAACGTTGGATTTGATTCGTTGAACCGTAAATACACCCGATCACTGGGCGTATTGGTAAAAAGAAAATGGATCACTGTGGTAGGGCTTTTGGTCTTTACCGCTGTAACCATCTTATTGTTCAAAACCACACCTTCCGGATTTATCCCGAATGAAGACCGTGGAATTATCATGGCCGATATTACAATGCCTCCGGGAACAACATTGGAAAAAACACAGATTGCCGTAAACCAACTGGATTCCTTACTGGTCTCTATGCCTTTGGTAGAAGCCCGTATGAGTGTTGTCGGATTCAGTTTGCTGAATGGGGTAAATGGTGGTTCGTACGCCTTTGCCGTAATCAAATTAAAAGACTGGGACCAACGTAAGGAGGCCAATCAGTCTGTAGATGCAATATTAGGGGAACTTTTTGCCCGTACTGCCGGATTTAAAGATGCTAAACTATTGTTCTTTACCCCTCCGAGTGTATCGGGATTTGGTACTGCCGATGGTTTTGAATTCAAATTACAGGATAAAGGGGATGACAGCTGGCAAACCGTGAGTGGGGTAACCGGGGAATTCCTGCAGGCGTTGAACCAACGTCCGGAAATCCAGTATGCGATGACCAACTTTAACCCGAACTTCCCGCAATACCAAATGGACATCAATATCGAAAGAGCAAAAGATGCCGGGGTTGCCATAAGTGATATCTTCAATACGATGCAAGGGTACTATGGTGGATTGTATACGACTGACTTCAACCGTTTCGGAAAGCAGTTTCGTGTCATGATCCAGGCCAAACCGGAGCAGCGTGCGGATGAGAATTCGATCAATAATATTTATGTACGAAATGATAAAGGGCAGCAGGTTGCGATCAGCCAGTTTATCGATTTCAAAAAAGTATACGGACCGGAAGCGGTAAGCCGATTCAACATGCTGAAAGCCGTAAACATTAATGGTAAAGCAAAACCAGGCTACAGTTCAGGGGATGCGATTAAGGCCATTCAGGAAGTTGCAGCACAGCATTTGCCAAAAACCTATGGCTATGAATTTTCCGGGATGACCCGTGAGGAAATTCTTGCCGGAAGCCAGGCAGCGGGTGTATTCCTGTTGAGTTTGATCTTTGTATACTTCCTGTTAAGTGCACAATACGAGAGTTACTTGGTACCTTTTGCGGTATTATTATCCTTACCGGTAGGTATTGCCGGAGCCATTGGCTTTGTGAAACTGGCTGGTCTGGAGAATAATATCTACTTTCAGGTTGCCCTGATCATGCTTATCGGACTGCTCGCCAAGAATGCGATTTTGATTGTCGAATTTGCCATCCAGCGAAGGAAACATGGAATGAGCCTTTTTGAATCAGCGATTGATGGTGCCCGTGCGCGTTTGCGTCCGATCTTAATGACCTCTTTTGCCTTTATCCTCGGATTGATCCCGCTGGCATTTGCCAATGGTGTAGGAGCTGTAGGTAACCGTTCTATCGGTATGGGAGCTGTAGGGGGAATGTTGATTGGAACTTTAATCGGGGTGTTCTTTATTCCGGTATTGTTCGTGATTTTCCAAGGGCTTCAGGAACGTATTTCCGGAAAACCAACAGAACAGGAATCTGATGTTTTACTTTTAAATGAAGAAAATGAGAATTAA
- a CDS encoding DUF6261 family protein, producing the protein MKLQQISLNRLQYVESGQFINRFLTDFDSLGLDPSEDPEFQLSYDSLKEQAVVYELALMQIRAKAASGALAQLDQVRDQKFATLRQALLVHRYTDDPAEKSAYTLLRIVLKTYRDLIRMNFEAETLAINTLISTLRSAQYLPAIQTLGMENHITVLETANEAFKGMFDSRSTETITTTVYDTKMLRKTILNTYTELAQYCAIMAKRKNTPYYNQIVTAINHGRKYYADILAHRSGVADATPDA; encoded by the coding sequence ATGAAATTACAACAAATTAGCCTAAACCGGCTGCAGTATGTAGAGTCCGGACAATTTATTAACCGTTTCCTGACTGATTTTGACAGCTTAGGACTGGATCCGTCAGAGGATCCTGAATTCCAACTGAGTTATGACAGCTTAAAAGAACAGGCCGTCGTCTATGAACTCGCTTTGATGCAAATCAGGGCCAAGGCAGCTTCGGGAGCATTGGCACAACTGGATCAGGTACGCGACCAGAAATTTGCCACCTTGCGCCAAGCACTTCTGGTACACCGCTATACCGATGACCCGGCCGAAAAAAGCGCTTATACCCTCCTCCGGATTGTCCTGAAAACCTACCGGGATCTTATCCGTATGAATTTTGAAGCGGAGACATTAGCCATCAATACTCTAATTTCGACGTTGCGTTCTGCCCAATATTTACCTGCGATACAAACATTAGGCATGGAAAACCACATCACGGTACTCGAAACCGCAAATGAAGCTTTTAAAGGCATGTTTGATTCCCGGTCGACCGAGACAATCACCACCACTGTTTACGACACAAAAATGCTTCGTAAAACGATTTTAAACACCTATACCGAGTTGGCGCAGTATTGTGCCATAATGGCGAAACGAAAAAACACCCCTTACTATAATCAGATCGTTACCGCAATTAACCATGGAAGAAAGTATTATGCCGATATCCTCGCGCACCGTTCCGGTGTTGCCGATGCTACCCCGGACGCATAA